The genomic DNA ctgatggcatctggtggcaggcgacgtggcaagtgacacactcagggctcccacagattctgcattatggtgagttgaactatttccttttatattacaatgtaataatagaaataatgcgctttaatcatcctgacatcctaacaaccatggtgccgtgatgattgaagcgctaacaccaggtgtttggagtatctttatctgttgattgttaaactttctggaatacatatattgctattgtggtgtaggatctgggccggttgtccctccatccctctctttccttttcctttctttctttctttctttctttctttctttctttctttctttctttctttctttctttctttctttctttctttctttctttctttctttctttcccccctttgagccacgccctttacgccacgcccactatttaatttGAGACCCGCCTTTTTTTGTGggaggctgtttgcaggggggggacCCCGTACaatattttgctatggggccctgtgatttctagttaagcCCCTGTCTCCTGTGGTTGCTTTTCACCTGGAAGTCAGTGATGGTCTTTTGGCTTTGATTTTGGCATTTGAGTGATTTACTTGGGAAAATATATAGATAAGGACTTCTgacttttctttattttacataaGTATTAATTTGAAAGAGATGTCAGTAGTCACTAGGCATGGGGAACTTTGGCCCCAAAAAATTGCTAATTTACTGCACAAGTAATGATCGACAAAGATTTGTGGAAGTGGAAACTCTCAGTTCCACTCATTGAGCTTTTTAGTCTacaattttttttggggatttAGAGGCTCTTTTGTGTGTATTTTAGTCTAATTTATTTCAGGTAGTaatctttgtgtgtgtgttttttctactTCGAAATATACTtgatatttatttgtgaattttacattttttttcctgctttttatctttaaaaaataaaagactAATGAGGGATTGTTTCTTtttcagcaggaaaaaaaaagtacaagggTAGTTGAAAGGTGCTTCTGTAGCCCTCAAGAACTAGTTCCTGACTATTGTATCCTTAAAAAGCATCCTAATTTCACCTTCTCAATTGACTCAAATGCATTTTTATCAGAATGATTAAATTTCATGAAAATTTCCAGATATTTGCCAGAGTTTCAGAAATTAAACATTCTCCATTTCTGTCATTTCTTGTAACCACTGTTTTTTTCTCAAGACAAGTTTACTTTAATACATTTAAGAGCTTAGCCtcacagcaggtgcctgcagagtGATAGTGACTAGTTTTTTATCTAAAAGCACCCAAACCTGGGCTTTCCCAAAGGTACCCAACTTAGCTTATAATTTACCTTATCAAACCATGGCTTAAGAGGtgtgtttttaaataatttatccATTCTAAGAGGGAAGAGGTAAACATTGTTATAAGATGACAGGGTTGGAAATTGTTGTCTTGCTCTCTTCTCATCTTCTTCTGTGGTAATGTCCTCCAGTCCTTTCATGAAGAAGGCCACCGGTCGGTCAGGGTAGACTCGTGCAGCTGATTCAATAGCACACAGTACCAGAGATGGTGGATCCATTCTGTCTGTGGTCTCCATAAATAAGATTCCATTTCCTTCTCTTAAAATTGTGTTTGCACTAAAAGGACTTGACATACCGTTAGCATTGTCCATGGTTACCAATGCTGAGTTGTTAGAAATTAAGAACTCCAAGATATAATAGCCTTTACTTTTGATAGTAGTCCTACTGATATAGCCCAATGCTGTGATCATCAAAATAATTGAAAATATTCTTATTTCTTTCAGCATGGCTGTAGAGTACAATTGCTGGGCTGTAAGAAGAACAGACAAAAGTTCATAAAATATTATGGATACCTTTACTAAAGTCAGTATGTTTAGAGCCACACTTAAAGGTGTATTTAATAAATACCTAGCTCACATTGTTTATGAGGGTACAAATGACAAAAATGTGAACAAAAACACAGTTTGATCAGCTGCTTTACAACGACTTGTAAATAAGAAAACCAAAACAGATGTGACATAATTCCTGTTGCTTCTGGTTTCTGATGTCACAGAGTAGGAGACACAATGGAAGTTCCCCTGACTTTGTCTCTTGCATTGTATGTGTAGTGCACCTCCTTAAGTTACTGCaagtaactgggatcccccaccctgcacagccaggcacaccaaatcttcacagtcactccagagtcagagaacagtccagtactttgttttgttttttgttttattgagagaTTAGAACTTAGATAGGGATTGGAAAAATTATGGGaagcccacttgacttcagaacaacatcagggacaactcttcctatatagtctatatacactcctctgcttcctccagcactcgCTTGCAGAACTCCAACTGGCACACTGTTAAAAGATCTGACAAGGCACTCAGTAAGATTAAAGCAAAAGtctgttataggcaggaacccaAGCCCCCTCAGATGTGTAGCAAAAAGCCACTGTCTATCCCAGcactacctcttcaggcactgccaacccacctgtctgcagctgccccttttactagccctcctggctaacttctccacagtcttCCAGACTGACTCTCTCTTCACAGTCCTAcccagactgaacactcaccagcccacccagcttacgccccaggagatctcccagacgtgctgacctgctcctgctgtcctctctacCATGCCTCTAGGAAGGGTTTCCTCCGTGTGTTTtgggggatccttccagcacccaagccccaggcctgaGGTTACCCCCCCTCAGACTAGGGGGCACTCTGCGAGGGCCTCAGACAGCCTCCTTGGCACtcaatctccatcttccacccgaatgcccctgctggcatgacttatGAGGTGAGCTGCCCCCTTCCAGACCCTTTTTGCTGGGGCTTGGCCAGGGTCCTCATAAATATTCACGACagcccctcctagcctccacccactacatctagaaccttctccaaggttccagaacaCAGGAAGAGGCACCAGAAGAGTtgccagatgagtcatccagcctgagtCACTAAACACTGACCCAGATTCAgtccaggcctggctctcagccaagccaatttacctacactaacaactaaacTATGTGCACTAGCagactagctagagggtgctacatatgcgaATGGTCACATCGGTGTCAGGTTTCCCGCTAGGATAGTCGAGCCCAGGAAATATAGCCAACAACTATGAGAGGGAGAGACCCCCTTCCACCACCTGAAAAAGTAATTGATTGGAGGTATCACTGATCTGCTCAgatcatttttacaaataaatcaccagCTGAAAAGATGGTGATCAGGATCATGGTTGTAGCTGTAACCATGATCCTGTTATAACTACCTCAGTATGAGGCTGTATTTATACGTATGCTGTATTGAGCTGGTTAATAATGCCAAAGTGGTTACAGATTAAATTTCCCAGGCCTTCAAAGCCACAAACAGTAAATGTGCTTTTATAAAGGAACCTACAATACTTTGTGATACATTTCTGTTTTCTCACAAGGTACATAATTAAAAGAAGGCCAAACAAAACTGAAATCTCAACATATCCAGTTGGGTTATTGCAGGTGAGTAATTTTCATTATGTGCATGTTCATAATTACAGTATAAATGTTAACAAACGCCTGTGACTAATGCAGTTATTCTACTTGTAAAATGAATGGCTCATGAGAATACTCAAGAAAATACTCATGAGAATGAGCCATCAGAATCACAAAAGAACCATATGTTAATACAAACATAATAGAGGGATGCTTTATGGGAAATTGGATCTTTTATTTATGAATTATCTTGCCTAGAACCATCCATATTATAGCTATAAAAGGTGCACAAGTGTATGCCTGGGGTGAATTTAGGTATTGTTGCATTCCTCAGAACTCATTATGGGCATTCACCAATGATTCATCTAGAAGTGCATGCAACACAAAACTCTAATAAATTCACTTTAATTACCACTGTGGTGTTCATCCATTTTCCAGCAAGATTCACCAGTCAAAAAACAAGATTTGCCAATGTGAAATTTGCATCAAACTAAATTTGCCGACATCAATGGCAAAACTGCTTTACTATACTTGTCAACCTATATCACTCATGGAATGCTGAAATTTCAAACTTATCACCTTGCTTGGATTGGTAATTTTGTGAAAATGTGATTTATGGCTCATGAACTGCTGAATTTTGACATTCTGTAGTCAGGTGACCCTTCTCTACCTTTATATTTCAGCTGTTTGTTACATagttaggctgaaaaaagacaaaagtccatttagttcaaccaatagaaaaaaaaaactagaaaacctccatatacacaatataCCCACGGTTGATCCAAAGGCAGGCAAAAATggcaataaagcatgatccagtttactccagtggggaaaaaaattcaTTTCAGATCCCCAAGGAAGCAATGGAATATTCCCCAGATaaactacccctggtgttattacccATAATTGttagtacaggcagtccccaggtaaCAAACAAcataggttctgtaggtttgttcttaagttgaatttgtttatatatttaaaaaagtattcataccccttgaaattttccactttatgccatgttacaaccaaaaaagtaaatgtttttttttgggggggggggggattttatgtgaaagaccaacacaaagtaccacataattatgaagtggaaggaaaatgataaatatttttccaaatcaaattttttccaaataaatatgtgaaaagtgtggcgtgcatttgtattcagcccccctgagtcaatactttgaagaaccaactttcactgcaattacagctgcaagttgttttggggatgtctctacgagctttgcacatctagagtgtgatatttttgcccattcttctttgcaaaatagctcaagctctgttagattggatggagagtgtttgtgaacagcaattttcaagtcttgccacagattctcaattggattttgactgggtcattctaacacacgGATATGCTTttttctaaaccattctattgcagctctggctgtatctttagggttgttgtcctgctggaaggtgaacctctaccccagtctcaagtctttttcagactctaatgtcgcgtacacacgaccggttttgccgtcggaataaactctatcggtttttccgatggaattctgctcaagctgtcttgcatacactgacatttttgcagatttattaaaaaagaaaaaactgaactatcacatggtcctaagtattcagaccctttgctgtgacacttatatatttaactcgggtgctgtccatttcttctgatcatcgttgagatggttctacaccttcatttgagtccagctgtgttttattatactgattggacttgattagaaaagccacacacctgtctataaaagaccttacagctcacagtgcatgtcagagcaaatgagaatcatgaggtcaaaggaactgcctgaagagcacagagacataattgtggcaaggcacaaatctgaccaaggttacaaaaaaattctgctgcactttaggttcctaagagcacagtggcctcaataatccttaatggaagacgttttggacgaccagaacccttcctagagctggccttccggccaaactgagctgtcgggggagaagagccttggtgagagaggtaaagaagaacccaaagatcgctgagctccagagatgcagtcgggagatgggagcaaGTTGTAGAAaggcaaccatcactgcagccctctaccagtcggggcactatggcagagtggcccgacggaagcctctcctcagtgcaagacacatgaaagcccgtatggagtctgctaaaaaacacctgaaggactccaagatggtgagaaataagattctctgttctgatgattccaagatagaactttttggccttaattctaagcagtatgtgtggagaaaaccaggcactgctcatcacctgtccaatacagtcccaacagtgaatcatggtggtggcagcatcatgctgtgggggtgtttttcagctgcagggacaggatgactggttgcaatcgagggaaagataaatgcagccaagtacagggatatcctagacgtaaaccttctccagagtgctcaggacctcagactggccgaaggtttaccttccaacaagacaatgaccctaagcacacagctaaaataacaaaggagtggcttcacaacaagtctgtgactgttcttgaatggcccagccagagccctgacttaaacccaattgagcatctctggagagacctaaaaatggctgtccaccaacgtttaccatccaacctgacagaactggagaggatctgcaaggaggattggcaggggatccccaaatccaggtgtgaaaaacttgttacatctttcccaaaaagacgcaTGGCTGTAGtaggtcaaaagggtgcttctactaaatgctgagcaaagggtctgaatacttaggaccatgcgatatttcagtttttctttttcaataaatctgcaaaaatgtcaacaattctgtgtttttctgtcaatatggggtgctgtgtgtacattaatgaggaaaaaaattaacttaaatgattttagcaaatggctgctatataacaaagagtgaaaaatttaaggggggtctgaatactttccgtccccactgtatatgagattttagtgtcaTATACCCTTTAACAGGCTATGCTCAAGTTCTTTGCATTGCAGTGCTGGTATAATTTGTATGTGCTCTCTCTGTATGCACAGATGTGTACACCCAAAACTCCCTTTTATCTATCTGCAACAACCGATTGATAGCCAGCACGTCAATTGTTAACACTAGAGCTACTTTCTTAACCTCTTCCCCCCCATGTAACGCATATGCACGACAGCAAAGTGGGTTGGCTTTTGAGCCCAAACGTGTCAGTTATGAGCTAATGGGCAacagaggtttctgtgctgagattgAGCTCACTGCATGCTCCCAACACAGCAACCAAGCTGTCCAGGACTGCTTCCACTTTCTATTAATTGTCTGGAGCCAGCTGGACCAGCTCCCCATCATGTGACCACTTTGACAGATGACTAGAGTAGTCACATGATCAGGCAAAAAGTCCCCTCCCCCCAGAGTAATAGCCCAAGAAAAGGGACAGAGGAGCTGGGCTGGTTGAGGTTAATATATTTAATGGTgtattttccctttattttttagaTTATACTTTACTCTTGAGGTTTTTAGAGCATATCAGGCAATTATTGCTGAAACTTTGTGAAGAAAGAAGTGATGGGATAATGGCACCAATGTGAATACCAAATGATTCTAATGCTACACCTAAAATTAGTAACAACTAATGActcatgaaaaatataaaaattggttaacgttgtgtatttattattatttgtctattgcgccctttatttttatatttttcattgctGAAACTTTGCCTAGGAGctcattttttttgcaatatttatgagaaaaaaaaatgtgcaagagTAGTGTGTAACTAATCTATTTCACATCACTCACATCTACCACATCTCCTTATCCccatagttaaaaaaaagttaGGAATACACCAGTTAGTCCTATTATTCCTTACCGGTTAGGCCTATTATGAAAATTCCTTATGTTTGCCAGTTTTATACTGCTGTATCCTCTgctgtattttccttttttttatttagaaatctATCTATTCTAATAGGTTAATGAAAATAGTCagttaccctaggttcacatctctgcatgTTTGCAGGCTGCATTTGCACGGTCACGACAGCCTATTTTTTTCAATGgactgccatgcctgcgtttctacaaaaaaaaggtgcatgcaccttttcaaaaatgtaGCCACAGGAGAAATCACACAGTCTTTTTGACCATTTGATTTACCTGTGGTTTCTGCACACGCACTGAGATTTTACATGCGAGGATTTCAGAATAAAGGCTGCCCCGCGCAATTCCGCAGAGCAGTGCGTTTTCATTACGGTTGGTTGCGGGTATTGCTGCAATTCCTGCACCCGCAGCCACACACAGAAGTGTGAACCTAAGGTAATAAAACCTTAAGTTATTCAGTAGATCACacacactaaggctccattcacatctaggcatCTTCTTCCCACGATCCCGAATCACGGCAATTTGCGGGATCTCCTTGCGATCccatcacttccaatggcaccccaaatgcgacTTTGCCGTCAAAAGTAGACTTCTTTTTGGCGAGAGGCATACCGCGATACTGTTTGCGTGATTTTACAGCAATTCCTCTTTCGACAATCATGGCATCGTGCCGCgatcggggtgccattggaagtgttGCAAGGGCGGCCTGTGATTTGTCATGATTTGGGAATGCGGGAAGATTCGCGGCAATTACGCCCGCGATCTGGGAAgccaaggtgtgaatggagccctaggTCTTATACAATgagctaaacagaaaaaaaaattattttcttttccacAGCAAAAGGATGATCTTGCCACAAGTATTggattgtttaaagtggttgtaaaggctgaaggtattttaccttcatgTAATCTATGCAAGAAGGCAAAAaacccttcactgtgcagctctccACCCAGTCCCCCTAATCCTTACCTGAGCCTGAGCCAATGATGTACATGAGAGCAGCTGCTGTCCCagctcacagccagtgaggaggaagcaggtGTAAGGAATCCTGTGCATCAGGTGCACATTCGAATACAGCAGTTGCTCATTTTTATGTGCATGTGCAGAGTCCTCAGCATAGAATCCCAAGATGAGCAAGGACTAGAATGCACAGTGGCGCATACATgtggttcctgtgttcctgattctaATCCAGTCTGCTAACCTTGTTCCTGACCCGGCTACATCTGACACCTATCTTGGATCACCCATGTCTGTTTTACCTGCTGCTCGCTTATGTTACTAACCTCGGCTTGGATTTATGACTACGTTTCCATTTCCTGATTTGGTACCCCATCATCAGCACATTACCGACTTCTACCTGTTACCGACCTTGAACCTTATCCTCATTCTGCACCTGTCAGCCTGGCTGCCGCTGAATGTGGCTTGTGACCAGACTCCACACCACCACTGGAAggactcctgtgtctccaagctACAGTTCACTAATACAGCTTCCAGGCACCTGTGCCCTTTCACTGCCCTAAAATTCCCTGTCTCCGTTACCAGGGAGTGCTCGGATGGGAATTGCGCAAGAGGCCCCCCTCATAATTTCGGCCTCcacagtcaggtacgtgacagcaggGCTCAGaagcaagcatgcatgagtgcccctatagcaaatgGCTTGCTTTAGGGgaacttttcaggggggaggagccagaagcaccagcaggggacccaagcagaggaggattgtgcaaaaccattacacagggcaggtaggtatgacatgtttgctaatgaaaaaaattgagcctttattatcactttaaccacttcctgactgggCTATAGCCACAAGATGGATACAGTATAGTCGTCCAGTTCCGGGAGgttgtccatggatgtcctcccaaaaTCCTGCCCCCTGTGTGCCTCCTGTGGTGTGCATTGGGCGCGATCTATGACCACCGGACACTGCTGACCCCGgttcagggtaaagagccaatcacagcggccttttacTATGTGgtcagctgtgttcaatcatagctgatcacaatgtaaacagacttgctggttatcggtaGACTGTCAGCACATCctttgcactgatcatcagtgccctgtacatcagtgcaaccccatcagtgccaatcagtgcccatcagtggtgcccatcagtgctgccacatcatcgcacatcagtgaaaaagaaaaaaattctaagttttatagcagaaactaagaaaaatgtataaaatgattttgtttgggtatagtgttgcatgaccgtgcaattgtcattcaaagtgtgacagcgctgaaagatgaaaattggcctgggcaggaagggggtgaaagtgcccggtattgaagtgattaagcaaAACAAGCTGGTACATTCTCATAAAAATCTTCATCTTTTAGCGGGCAAGGGAATGATATCTTCTTTGGAATCATTAAATACTCATGTGGAGCTTTGATTTGCCTGACCTCCATGCAATCGCCACAAGAAAGTAAGCTGGATAGAAGACCTTTTACTTTGACATCCACATCCTCTAGATCAGGAGCTTCATTTGGTTTGAGTTGAATATCTTTGTTATTAATGTAGAGCTATAGGAAGATAATTCCATTGGTACATGTCTGTGCCCGTGGAAAAAAATGCGGCCTTGTCTTTAATTCAGGGGTTATCACCGCTTGTAAATATTTCACTTACAGCTTTGCCATCCCCGCCCTCCTTTTTTGCTTTACCAGGGCAGGGATGGCCTTACTAAGAAAAAATACAGAAATGAAAAAGTTGCAATCTCTACATTGTGTATAAAAATaggaacatacagtgccttgaaaaagtattcatactccttgaaattttacacattttgtcattttacagccaaaaacgtaaatgtattttactgggattttgtgtgatagaccaacacaaagtggcatataattgtgaagtggaaggaaaatgaaaaatggttttcaatttttttttacaaataaatatctgaaaaatgtggtgtgcatttatattcagccccctttcactctgatacctctaactaaaatctaatggaaccaattgccttcagaagtttcctaattggtaaatagagtcctacctgtgtgtaatttaatctcagtataaatacagcggttatgtgaagccctcagaggtttactagagaaccttagtgaacaaacagcatcacaaaggccaaggaacacaccagaaaggtcagggataacgttgtggagaagtttaaagcagggttaggttataaaaaaatatcccaagctgtgacgatagaaagagtatggcacaacttcaaacctaccaagacatgaccgtccacctaaactgacaagctgagcaaggagagcattaatcagagaagcagccaagaggcccatggtaactctggaggagctgcagagattgtgggagaatctgtccacaggacaactattagtcatgcactgcacaaatgtggccttta from Aquarana catesbeiana isolate 2022-GZ linkage group LG04, ASM4218655v1, whole genome shotgun sequence includes the following:
- the LOC141139089 gene encoding alpha-1,4-N-acetylglucosaminyltransferase-like isoform X2 — translated: MLKEIRIFSIILMITALGYISRTTIKSKGYYILEFLISNNSALVTMDNANGMSSPFSANTILREGNGILFMETTDRMDPPSLVLCAIESAARVYPDRPVAFFMKGLEDITTEEDEKRARQQFPTLSSYNNVYLFPLRMDKLFKNTPLKPWFDKGRKDLGRLSTPGTPHLLKKGIREHHKVRMWRKERWWKLSPQQVICMLWKNKLLISSVTVPKGLSRTSCIVVRI